From Oscillatoria sp. FACHB-1407, a single genomic window includes:
- a CDS encoding pentapeptide repeat-containing protein, which produces MIKNYEIWGKLIIKLLCVVVWLTRQPFTLSKPIHARGSLNRKSSVEGSMRLITLAATFLLTLFCFITPAQAANPDHVKQLLEQRSCIGCDLSTADLRHKDLRGVNLSNANLSHADLSKADLMAVNFKDANLSGADLSDANLLVVNLTGANLENATLKNVNLNSATICNTIGPDKTLSKRDCVS; this is translated from the coding sequence GTGATCAAAAATTATGAGATTTGGGGAAAATTAATTATTAAACTTTTGTGTGTGGTTGTATGGCTAACCAGGCAACCATTCACACTCTCAAAACCGATTCATGCAAGAGGTTCTCTAAACAGAAAATCGTCAGTGGAGGGAAGTATGAGACTTATTACTCTAGCAGCTACTTTTTTATTGACCCTTTTTTGTTTCATTACACCTGCTCAAGCGGCTAACCCTGATCATGTCAAGCAACTCCTTGAACAACGTTCATGTATTGGATGCGATCTCAGTACGGCTGATTTAAGGCACAAGGATTTAAGAGGTGTCAACTTGAGTAACGCTAACTTAAGCCACGCTGATTTGAGTAAGGCAGATCTAATGGCAGTGAATTTTAAGGATGCGAATTTGAGTGGAGCAGATCTTAGTGATGCGAATCTTTTAGTAGTTAACTTAACGGGTGCAAATTTAGAAAATGCCACCTTGAAGAACGTTAACCTCAACAGCGCAACAATTTGCAACACAATTGGACCTGACAAAACATTGTCTAAGCGCGATTGTGTGAGTTG
- a CDS encoding YcjF family protein has translation MSRSRLLVTIVSILLALGSLLWLADVLIRLYASLSFVSPLLANLVLGVVLALLTTLIASLIYYAVLFLRPPRRKQPAKTFVEKTDAATETLRAVERQVAQIQDEVVRQALLDRSREIQAILSQGPLHLLVFGTGSAGKTSIVNAIVGRMVGQVGAPMGTTTLGETYSFQLRGLEREIWITDTPGILETGVAGTEREQLARQLATEADLLLFVLDNDLRQSEYEPLRSLVRIGKRSLIVLNKSDLYTEADREAILARLRQRVQSIVAAEDVVAIAANPQVVVLENGDRFQPEPDILPLLRRIAAILRLEGEDLIADNILLQSQRLGEEARRLLDAQRLRQAEKIVDRFQWIGAGVVSVTPLPGIDLLATAAVNAQMVVELGQVYGCELNIERGKELAFSLARTLVSLGVVRGAIELFSIALQTNIGTFVIGRAIQGVTAAYLTRIAGKSFIEYFRRNQEWGDGGITEAVQMQFQLNRRDEFIKAFVQTAIDRVVKPLTQTD, from the coding sequence ATGTCACGATCGCGCCTTCTAGTCACTATTGTCAGCATCCTCCTTGCGTTGGGATCGTTGCTGTGGCTAGCTGACGTGCTGATTCGGCTATATGCCAGTCTCTCTTTTGTCTCGCCGCTGTTGGCCAATCTAGTCCTGGGAGTTGTGTTAGCTCTCCTGACGACGTTGATAGCAAGCTTAATTTACTATGCCGTTTTGTTTTTGCGTCCTCCCCGTCGCAAACAACCCGCAAAAACGTTTGTTGAAAAAACAGATGCGGCTACAGAAACACTGCGAGCCGTAGAACGGCAAGTTGCCCAGATTCAAGATGAGGTCGTTCGGCAAGCATTGCTCGATCGTTCGCGTGAAATCCAGGCGATCCTATCTCAGGGACCGTTGCATTTGCTAGTGTTTGGTACTGGGTCAGCGGGTAAGACGTCAATCGTGAATGCGATCGTTGGACGTATGGTCGGGCAAGTGGGCGCACCGATGGGAACGACCACTCTCGGAGAAACGTACTCCTTTCAGTTAAGAGGATTGGAACGAGAGATTTGGATCACAGATACCCCCGGTATTTTAGAAACAGGGGTTGCAGGGACTGAGCGAGAACAACTCGCCCGTCAATTGGCAACAGAAGCCGATTTACTGTTGTTTGTTTTGGACAACGACTTGCGTCAGTCGGAATATGAGCCGTTGCGATCGCTTGTAAGAATTGGGAAACGATCGCTCATCGTTCTCAATAAATCTGACTTATATACGGAGGCTGATCGAGAGGCAATTTTGGCTCGATTACGGCAACGAGTCCAGTCAATTGTTGCGGCTGAAGATGTCGTGGCGATCGCGGCAAACCCTCAAGTGGTTGTTTTAGAGAATGGCGATCGCTTTCAACCAGAACCCGATATCTTGCCGCTACTGCGGCGGATTGCCGCCATTTTGCGACTTGAAGGTGAAGACCTGATTGCAGACAACATCCTATTGCAATCGCAACGCTTGGGTGAAGAAGCGCGTCGGTTGCTAGATGCTCAACGATTACGGCAAGCCGAGAAGATTGTCGATCGATTTCAGTGGATCGGAGCGGGTGTGGTTTCAGTCACTCCCTTGCCAGGAATTGATCTGTTGGCAACAGCAGCCGTCAACGCTCAAATGGTGGTGGAGCTAGGTCAGGTGTATGGCTGTGAACTCAACATTGAGCGAGGTAAAGAACTAGCATTTTCGCTGGCTAGAACCCTGGTCAGTCTAGGAGTTGTCAGAGGGGCGATCGAGCTTTTTTCGATTGCTTTGCAAACAAATATTGGTACCTTTGTCATCGGCAGAGCCATTCAGGGAGTGACAGCTGCATATTTAACTCGCATTGCAGGCAAAAGTTTTATCGAATACTTCCGCCGCAACCAGGAATGGGGAGATGGTGGCATTACTGAAGCTGTTCAGATGCAGTTCCAACTGAATCGCCGGGATGAGTTCATCAAGGCTTTTGTTCAAACGGCGATCGATCGTGTGGTCAAACCTTTGACCCAAACTGATTGA
- a CDS encoding RNA recognition motif domain-containing protein, whose translation MTIYVGNLSFQATEEDLREVFAEYGKVSRVSLPTDRETGRKRGFAFVEMEDESKEDEAIADLDGAEWLGREIRVNKAKPRENYRGSKSGGGAPRA comes from the coding sequence GTGACTATTTACGTTGGCAACCTGTCTTTTCAGGCTACCGAAGAGGATTTGCGCGAAGTTTTTGCCGAGTATGGCAAAGTCAGTCGAGTAAGCCTCCCTACGGATCGGGAAACAGGCAGAAAACGAGGTTTTGCTTTTGTCGAAATGGAGGATGAATCGAAAGAGGATGAGGCGATCGCCGACCTCGATGGGGCTGAATGGCTTGGTCGAGAGATTCGAGTCAATAAAGCTAAGCCTCGTGAAAATTATCGCGGTTCTAAGAGTGGCGGTGGTGCTCCCAGAGCTTAG